The Seriola aureovittata isolate HTS-2021-v1 ecotype China chromosome 3, ASM2101889v1, whole genome shotgun sequence genome includes a region encoding these proteins:
- the nfil3-5 gene encoding nuclear factor, interleukin 3 regulated, member 5, with protein sequence MESLSLHFPSTSNKNTMEVETYSPYSASLPSPGSEGGARISRQAKGSKPTVTSRRKREFISDEKKDASYWEKRRKNNEAAKRSREKRRLNDMVLENRVMALNEENVRLKTELLQLKLRFGLISTASYMEKSQQISNSAAAVNTGSNGSSTNGTPNSNAYLSSSGYSSASQVMLNSDSSETEQSSRGERHSTLHKYSPRGSVSDMSDGSSRDSPEPMGYSIKKEPSSLEMARLESNGIPDGIPSGMSTGAYHGSHTALVSPHQQSTQLAESAMDYQHHQQQQQCHMEASSPAPQATSAQRSVILYRSSSGCYPMESQRSEDQLSQQSRPPQHGQHTSTSKFSDCSVTITEVAEKLERTKTMDSPQYEYTNDHAESADELQQKYNPNSQQQHDNHHHYSYQGQENSLQHAESHQNPFAPNLIHNTEEGKSSFTQHNGYLNTLDEEPPVLTYEGGPRAGGFYQENSSIKDTSSSDGDPRSSDKEGSTDDESPSSSSSDISSYHQKAAGAAGSHGECQAEVKATALPHKLRLKYRALSNGGAGTQVEGPVSTSMSPSPTLPQHPYLALPSNLHSSQANGESKEVDNETDYAEEVKPQVNERAECKKEGGKKGSSAGRGGRNKRRD encoded by the coding sequence ATGGAAAGTCTCAGTCTACACTTCCCATCTACCAGCAACAAGAATACCATGGAGGTAGAAACTTATTCTCCCTACAGTGCGAGCCTCCCATCCCCTGGTTCTGAAGGTGGAGCGCGGATCAGCCGCCAGGCTAAAGGTAGCAAGCCTACTGTGACTTCCCGTCGCAAGCGAGAGTTCATTTCTGATGAGAAGAAAGATGCTTCCTATTGGGAAAAACGGAGGAAGAACAATGAAGCAGCCAAGCGCTCAAGGGAAAAGCGCCGCCTCAATGACATGGTGCTAGAGAACCGGGTCATGGCGTTGAATGAGGAGAACGTTCGTCTAAAGACAGAACTCCTTCAGCTCAAGTTGCGCTTTGGCCTCATTAGCACAGCCTCCTACATGGAGAAAAGTCAGCAGATCTCCAACAGTGCTGCAGCTGTCAACACTGGTAGCAATGGGAGCAGCACCAACGGCACCCCGAACAGTAACGCCTACCTCTCAAGCAGCGGTTATTCAAGTGCGTCCCAGGTGATGCTGAATTCAGACTCATCTGAAACTGAACAGTCGAGCCGTGGTGAGCGCCACTCAACGCTACACAAGTACTCTCCCCGGGGCTCCGTCTCCGACATGTCTGATGGCTCCTCCAGAGACAGCCCAGAACCCATGGGCTACAGCATAAAGAAGGAGCCCTCAAGTCTGGAGATGGCCCGGCTGGAAAGCAACGGGATTCCCGATGGGATACCAAGTGGAATGTCAACTGGGGCTTATCATGGCAGCCACACCGCTCTGGTTTCTCCTCACCAGCAGAGCACCCAGTTGGCTGAAAGTGCCATGGACTACCAGcaccaccaacagcagcagcagtgccaCATGGAGGCCTCCAGCCCCGCTCCTCAGGCCACTTCTGCACAGAGGAGCGTCATCCTGTACCGCTCCAGCAGTGGCTGTTACCCCATGGAGAGCCAGAGGTCGGAGGACCAGCTGTCCCAGCAGAGCAGACCGCCGCAGCATGGCCAGCACACCTCAACTTCCAAGTTCTCTGACTGCTCAGTGACCATCACAGAGGTCGCTGAGAAGCTAGAGAGGACGAAGACCATGGACTCGCCCCAGTATGAATACACCAATGATCATGCTGAGTCAGCAGATGAGCTGCAGCAAAAGTACAATCCcaacagccagcagcagcatgacAACCATCATCATTACAGCTACCAGGGTCAGGAGAACAGTCTTCAGCACGCAGAAAGCCACCAGAACCCCTTTGCCCCTAATCTGATCCACAACACTGAGGAGGGCAAATCCTCCTTCACACAGCACAACGGCTACCTCAACACACTGGACGAAGAGCCCCCAGTGCTCACCTACGAGGGAGGCCCCCGAGCTGGTGGTTTCTACCAGGAGAACTCCTCCATTAAAGACACCTCCTCCAGTGACGGGGACCCACGTAGCTCTGATAAGGAGGGCTCCACAGATGACGAGtccccctcctcgtcctcctcagACATCAGCAGCTACCACCAGAAGGCGGCGGGAGCTGCTGGTTCACATGGAGAGTGCCAAGCTGAGGTCAAAGCCACCGCTCTGCCTCACAAGCTCCGCCTCAAGTACAGAGCACTGTCCAATGGAGGAGCAGGAACACAGGTAGAGGGCCCTGTCAGCACCTCCATGTCACCCTCTCCCACCTTGCCACAGCACCCTTACTTAGCTCTACCCAGCAACCTTCATAGCAGCCAGGCCAATGGGGAGAGCAAAGAGGTGGACAATGAGACTGATTATGCAGAGGAGGTCAAGCCTCAGGTGAATGAAAGGGCAGAGTgtaaaaaggagggagggaaaaagggATCCAGCGCCGGAAGAGGTGGGCGAAATAAGAGGCGAGACTAA